The following are encoded together in the Proteiniphilum saccharofermentans genome:
- a CDS encoding efflux RND transporter permease subunit encodes MMNKIIKYFLHNRLITILLLILIIVWGIATAPFNWYSLLPRDPVPVDAIPDIGENQQIVATEWMGRSPIDIQEQVTYPLTTSLLGIPGVKTIRSSSMFGMSFIYIIFEDDVEFYWSRSRILEKLNSLPSGTLPEGVQPSLGPDATALGQIFWYTLEGRDPATGKPAGGWDPDELRSIQDFQVKYSLSSAEGVAEVASVGGYVKEYQVEIDPNAMRAYNISIMDVMNAVQKSNLDIGAETVEINKAEYLVRGLGYIKSVSDLEEAVITVRNGVPVMIKDVAFVNIGPATRRGGLDKEGIEAVGGVVVARYGSNPLKVIDNVKEKIAEIEAGLPQKTLADGTVSKVSVVPFYDRTGLIHETIGTLETSLTHEILITIIVVIVIILNLRASVVISSILPVGVLLTFILMRNMGIDANIVALSGIAIAIGVMIDIGVVFVENIIRHMEMEENKDKRKGKAFIELIHKSVSEVSGAILTASLTTVVSFLPVFFLEAQEGKLFSPLAYTKTIAMLSAVLLGIAILPTLTYYFFSFRITSELVRKVGNILLIAGGIALLIFTGVGAYAALPLFGLNNLFAGRWENKRIPTFIGIGIAILTVVYLLAVEWLPLGTYAGIPRNLVFVILIIGVILGLLWLLVIYYEKILRWSLANRWKFMVIPIATVLFGIIIWMGFDKTFGIVAKGFETVGWKSFRQTGFWQAASDKFPGIGKEFMPSLNEGSFLLMPTSMPHTGIEQNLQYIEMLDKRISNIPEVEMTVGKWGRVNSALDPAPAQMFENTINYRSEYILDENGRRQRFKVNRKGEFLLTDGSTYNPEEDEFRLIPADSLVHSRYGKHFRQWRSHIKSPDDIWQEIVNVSHLPGLTSAPKLQPIEARLVMLSTGMRAPMGLKVSGPDLESIEQGGRILEAALKEIPSILPSTVFYDRAVGAPYIEIKLNRHNMARFGITVADLQETISAAVGGMALTTTVEGRERYPVRLRYPRELREHPEELSKLIIPTATGAQIPLGDVADIGYARGAQMIQSENTFLVGYVIFDKVGAKAEVDVVMEADKLLKEKIRNGEISLPNGVSYTFAGNYEQQARASRRLLIIIPISLITILLILYFQFKTVTASLIHFSGVFVALAGGFILLWLYGEPWFMNFSVAGTNIRDMFQMHPINLSIAVWVGFIALFGIATDDGVLMGTYIHDTFLERDPQTKEEIREAVVYAGLKRVRPAVMTTASTLIAFLPVLTSTGKGADIMVPMAIPTFGGMLIQSMTMFVVPILQCWWRESAIKKQHKNSIKQRDYETI; translated from the coding sequence ATGATGAACAAGATCATCAAATATTTCCTGCATAACAGGTTAATAACCATATTACTGCTGATCCTTATTATCGTGTGGGGGATTGCTACGGCGCCATTCAACTGGTACAGCCTGCTTCCCCGCGATCCGGTGCCGGTGGATGCGATCCCGGATATCGGAGAAAATCAGCAGATTGTCGCTACAGAATGGATGGGACGCTCGCCCATAGACATACAGGAACAGGTCACCTACCCCCTTACCACCTCTTTACTGGGTATTCCGGGAGTGAAAACGATCCGTAGTTCTTCCATGTTCGGTATGTCATTTATCTATATCATTTTTGAGGATGATGTAGAGTTTTACTGGAGCCGGTCGCGTATCCTCGAGAAACTGAATTCGCTCCCTTCCGGCACCTTGCCCGAAGGAGTACAACCGAGCCTTGGACCCGATGCCACCGCCCTGGGACAGATCTTCTGGTATACCCTCGAAGGGCGTGACCCTGCAACCGGAAAACCTGCGGGAGGATGGGATCCCGATGAACTGCGATCGATCCAGGATTTCCAGGTGAAATACAGTCTCTCTTCTGCCGAGGGGGTGGCTGAGGTCGCTTCCGTGGGAGGATACGTAAAAGAGTATCAGGTCGAAATCGATCCCAACGCCATGCGTGCCTATAACATATCCATCATGGATGTGATGAACGCAGTACAAAAAAGCAATCTTGATATCGGTGCGGAAACGGTCGAGATCAATAAGGCGGAATATCTGGTACGCGGGCTGGGTTACATCAAAAGCGTATCCGATCTCGAAGAGGCGGTAATTACCGTACGTAATGGAGTACCGGTAATGATTAAAGATGTGGCTTTCGTCAATATTGGACCTGCTACCCGCCGGGGCGGACTCGACAAGGAAGGAATAGAGGCCGTGGGCGGTGTTGTGGTAGCGCGTTACGGTTCTAATCCGTTAAAAGTAATTGATAACGTAAAGGAAAAGATTGCCGAGATAGAAGCCGGACTGCCGCAAAAAACACTGGCCGACGGAACGGTTTCCAAAGTCTCGGTTGTACCGTTCTACGACAGGACAGGATTGATCCATGAGACTATCGGCACGCTCGAGACATCTCTCACTCACGAGATACTAATCACCATAATTGTCGTGATCGTTATTATCCTTAATCTCCGTGCATCAGTAGTCATATCCAGCATATTGCCCGTGGGAGTGTTACTCACCTTTATCCTTATGCGAAACATGGGGATAGACGCCAATATTGTAGCACTCTCGGGGATTGCCATCGCCATAGGGGTGATGATCGATATCGGCGTGGTTTTTGTTGAGAATATCATCCGGCATATGGAAATGGAGGAAAACAAGGATAAACGAAAAGGGAAAGCGTTTATCGAATTAATCCATAAAAGCGTAAGTGAAGTCTCGGGAGCCATACTCACCGCCTCGCTCACGACGGTAGTGAGCTTTCTTCCCGTTTTCTTCCTCGAAGCGCAGGAGGGTAAACTGTTCAGTCCCCTCGCCTACACAAAAACTATTGCTATGCTATCGGCTGTTTTGCTGGGAATAGCTATTTTACCTACATTGACCTACTATTTCTTTTCATTCAGGATCACCTCTGAACTGGTTCGCAAGGTAGGAAATATACTGCTGATCGCCGGAGGTATCGCATTGCTTATCTTCACCGGAGTGGGTGCCTATGCCGCCCTGCCGCTATTCGGTCTGAATAACCTTTTTGCCGGTCGGTGGGAAAATAAAAGAATACCTACTTTTATCGGTATTGGCATTGCTATCCTTACCGTAGTCTACCTGCTTGCGGTAGAATGGCTCCCTTTAGGTACCTACGCAGGTATACCCCGTAATTTGGTCTTCGTAATCCTGATCATAGGTGTTATTCTGGGACTGTTATGGTTGCTGGTAATTTACTACGAAAAGATCCTGCGATGGAGTCTCGCCAACCGATGGAAATTCATGGTTATACCGATTGCCACCGTACTGTTCGGCATTATCATCTGGATGGGATTCGACAAAACTTTCGGTATTGTTGCTAAAGGTTTTGAAACTGTAGGCTGGAAATCATTCCGCCAGACGGGATTCTGGCAGGCGGCAAGCGATAAATTCCCGGGGATCGGTAAAGAATTTATGCCCAGCCTCAATGAAGGCTCTTTCCTGCTGATGCCTACCAGCATGCCCCATACGGGTATTGAACAGAACCTGCAATATATCGAGATGCTCGACAAACGGATCTCCAATATCCCCGAAGTGGAAATGACCGTAGGGAAATGGGGACGGGTGAATTCGGCCCTCGATCCGGCACCGGCACAGATGTTTGAAAATACGATCAACTATCGCTCCGAATATATCCTGGATGAGAACGGGCGCCGGCAACGATTTAAGGTGAACCGCAAAGGAGAATTCCTGCTGACAGACGGTTCCACCTATAATCCGGAAGAAGATGAGTTCAGGCTGATACCGGCCGACAGCCTGGTGCATTCGAGATACGGAAAACATTTCAGGCAGTGGCGCTCCCATATTAAAAGCCCGGATGATATCTGGCAGGAGATCGTAAATGTATCCCATCTGCCAGGACTCACTTCGGCGCCAAAGCTACAACCTATTGAAGCACGTCTGGTGATGCTTTCCACCGGGATGCGGGCGCCCATGGGATTAAAAGTATCGGGACCGGATCTGGAGTCTATCGAACAGGGAGGCAGGATCCTTGAAGCAGCCCTGAAAGAGATACCCTCTATCCTGCCCTCGACCGTTTTCTACGACCGTGCTGTGGGCGCACCTTATATAGAAATCAAACTGAATCGCCACAATATGGCGCGATTCGGTATTACGGTAGCCGATTTACAGGAAACCATCAGCGCTGCCGTGGGCGGAATGGCTTTGACCACTACTGTGGAAGGGCGTGAACGTTATCCGGTACGGCTCCGTTATCCCCGCGAACTGAGAGAACATCCCGAAGAGTTATCGAAACTGATTATCCCTACTGCCACCGGTGCACAGATACCGCTTGGCGATGTGGCCGATATCGGGTATGCCAGAGGAGCACAGATGATACAGAGTGAGAATACCTTCTTAGTGGGATATGTCATCTTTGATAAAGTGGGTGCCAAAGCCGAGGTAGATGTGGTAATGGAAGCCGATAAGCTATTGAAAGAGAAGATCCGCAACGGAGAAATCAGCCTGCCCAACGGCGTATCCTATACTTTCGCAGGAAATTATGAACAGCAGGCACGTGCTTCCAGACGATTGCTGATCATTATACCTATCAGCCTCATTACCATCCTCCTGATCCTCTATTTCCAGTTCAAGACGGTAACGGCATCGCTGATCCATTTCTCAGGGGTGTTCGTCGCCCTGGCGGGAGGATTCATCTTACTGTGGTTGTACGGCGAACCCTGGTTTATGAACTTCTCTGTGGCCGGCACAAATATCCGGGATATGTTCCAGATGCATCCTATCAACCTGAGTATTGCCGTATGGGTCGGATTTATCGCGCTTTTCGGTATTGCCACTGATGATGGCGTACTGATGGGGACATATATTCACGATACTTTTCTGGAAAGGGATCCGCAGACCAAAGAAGAGATCAGGGAAGCAGTTGTCTATGCCGGACTGAAAAGAGTCCGCCCGGCAGTGATGACCACTGCCTCCACCCTGATAGCTTTCCTGCCGGTACTTACCTCTACGGGCAAGGGTGCCGATATCATGGTGCCGATGGCCATTCCTACATTCGGCGGTATGCTGATCCAGTCGATGACCATGTTCGTGGTGCCTATCCTGCAATGCTGGTGGCGGGAAAGCGCTATCAAAAAACAACATAAGAATAGTATAAAACAAAGAGATTATGAAACGATATAA
- the ablB gene encoding putative beta-lysine N-acetyltransferase, whose amino-acid sequence MKEFNDAMTMPDRIEKTANGSILQHGKLNNRIYLMKLAVQDTESIIPRMNQLADMQNYSKIFCKIPSSAYPLFLAEGYRMEGYIPAFYNGKEDAFFVSKFPNDQGRASVPVPRLQQLHRLLSDMATGNQQAIDKASYTIRKLGQRDIPAMTRIYSDIFKSYPFPIYDPEYISEMMDEHVQYFGAFKDGKLAALSSSEIDREAQNAEMTDFATHTSHMGNKLSMLLLRHMEHEMRQQGICTLYTIARLQSVPMNKTFIRTGFTYSGTLLNNTNIDGKTESMNLYYKRLGKI is encoded by the coding sequence ATGAAAGAATTCAACGACGCAATGACAATGCCTGACCGGATAGAGAAAACAGCGAACGGCTCTATCCTCCAACACGGAAAACTCAACAACCGGATCTATCTGATGAAATTGGCGGTGCAGGATACGGAGAGCATCATTCCCCGGATGAATCAATTAGCTGACATGCAAAACTATTCGAAGATCTTTTGCAAAATCCCGTCAAGCGCATATCCCCTGTTTTTAGCCGAAGGGTATAGAATGGAAGGCTACATTCCGGCTTTTTATAACGGGAAAGAAGATGCTTTCTTCGTTTCCAAATTCCCCAATGACCAGGGTCGGGCGTCTGTCCCGGTGCCCCGGTTACAGCAACTTCACCGGCTTTTATCCGACATGGCAACGGGGAATCAGCAAGCAATCGATAAAGCTTCCTATACGATACGCAAGCTGGGCCAACGGGACATCCCGGCCATGACACGTATCTACTCCGATATATTCAAGAGCTATCCCTTTCCCATTTATGATCCGGAGTATATCTCGGAGATGATGGATGAGCATGTACAGTATTTCGGCGCCTTTAAGGATGGAAAACTGGCTGCCCTGTCTTCTTCGGAGATCGATAGGGAGGCTCAAAATGCTGAAATGACCGATTTCGCAACACACACATCCCACATGGGAAACAAACTGTCAATGTTACTTCTCCGACACATGGAGCATGAGATGCGGCAACAGGGTATATGCACACTATACACCATTGCCCGCCTTCAGTCCGTCCCCATGAACAAAACATTCATTCGTACGGGGTTCACTTATTCAGGCACCCTGCTCAACAACACCAATATCGACGGAAAAACAGAGAGTATGAATCTCTATTATAAGCGGTTGGGAAAAATATAA
- the kamA gene encoding lysine 2,3-aminomutase: MIYNKVQEEIANKIEDKPQLSNWKDWKWQLKHSIKTLDQFEYITGICFEKKEREQLQKTFDKFPLSITPYYLSLIHKDNYRNDPVFKQAFGGSEELNTLSSEYADPLSEDKDSPVEGITHRYPDRVLFQVSNVCSMYCRHCTRKRKVGDIDFIPSRKQLTTGIEYIRNTPQVRDVLLSGGDPFMLSDSMIDWLLSEISRIPHVEVIRIGTRMPVVLPYRITDNLISVLKKYHPLWINTHFNHPNEITSSSKEALAKLADGGFPLGNQSVLLADVNDCPRIIKSLVHKLVQNRVRPYYLYQCDLSEGLSHFRTPVGKGIEIMESLVGHTSGFARPVYVIDAPGGGGKIPVMPNYIISWSTNKVVLRNYEGVITTYKEPDSYALKDCDRNCESCNLDLNLQENEDQDVAIGIEKLLSNTNDTISLIPEDNERIQRRNDNA, translated from the coding sequence ATGATTTATAACAAAGTACAAGAGGAAATTGCAAACAAAATTGAAGATAAACCGCAGCTATCTAACTGGAAAGATTGGAAATGGCAACTAAAACACTCGATTAAAACCTTGGATCAGTTCGAATATATTACCGGCATCTGCTTCGAAAAAAAAGAGAGGGAACAACTCCAAAAGACCTTTGATAAGTTTCCGCTATCCATCACTCCCTATTACCTTTCTCTTATCCATAAAGACAATTACCGGAATGACCCTGTCTTCAAACAAGCTTTTGGCGGATCGGAAGAATTGAATACACTGTCATCGGAATATGCAGACCCCCTTTCGGAAGATAAGGACAGTCCCGTGGAAGGAATTACACACCGATATCCCGACCGGGTTTTGTTTCAGGTAAGCAACGTTTGCTCTATGTATTGCCGTCATTGCACCCGTAAACGTAAAGTGGGAGATATAGACTTTATCCCGTCACGAAAACAATTGACTACCGGTATCGAATATATTCGCAACACTCCCCAGGTGAGGGATGTACTGCTTTCGGGCGGAGATCCTTTTATGCTTTCCGATTCGATGATCGACTGGCTGTTATCTGAAATAAGCCGGATTCCGCATGTAGAGGTGATCCGCATCGGCACCCGGATGCCGGTGGTATTACCCTACCGGATAACCGATAATTTAATTTCGGTACTGAAAAAATATCATCCTTTATGGATAAATACGCACTTTAATCATCCTAACGAGATAACCAGTTCATCGAAAGAGGCACTGGCCAAGCTGGCCGACGGAGGGTTTCCGTTAGGGAACCAATCGGTACTGCTGGCTGATGTAAACGATTGCCCCAGGATCATAAAATCGCTTGTTCACAAATTAGTGCAGAACAGGGTACGACCCTACTATCTTTACCAGTGCGACCTCTCGGAAGGATTATCTCATTTCAGGACGCCTGTCGGTAAAGGCATTGAGATCATGGAGAGCCTCGTGGGCCATACAAGCGGGTTCGCACGCCCGGTGTATGTGATCGATGCACCCGGTGGTGGCGGAAAAATTCCGGTGATGCCTAACTATATCATCTCATGGTCTACCAATAAAGTGGTATTGAGAAACTATGAAGGTGTGATAACCACCTACAAAGAGCCGGACAGTTATGCACTTAAAGACTGTGACCGCAACTGCGAGAGCTGTAATCTGGATTTGAACCTACAGGAAAATGAAGATCAGGACGTAGCCATCGGCATAGAAAAATTACTTTCAAATACCAATGATACCATATCCCTGATACCCGAAGATAATGAAAGAATTCAACGACGCAATGACAATGCCTGA
- a CDS encoding 4Fe-4S binding protein, producing the protein MLKRIRITLSVILFSLITLYFLDFREFLPDRISFLAEIQLIPALLTLNIVILISLVVLTLLFGRVYCSSICPMGVYQDIVAWFSKKLNRKKKYRYSKAKTLLRWSVLAGTTAAFIFGFTFLLGLLDPYGAYGRIVTHLLRPAYLAGNNLLEIIFTSFNNYTFYKVSIYILSIFSLVTALITLLIIGYMAWRNGRTWCNTICPVGTTLGFLSKFSLFRIRFVDEKCNMCGLCAMKCKASCIDSKNKQIDYSRCVTCFNCIESCNRDAMKYTLVRPGKKKETDAVPAYTYVKEEKQVDKSKRRFLSASLVTGLAAGKLIAQEIISEELLPRREFKRQIPIAPPGTPTFDHLREKCISCHLCVSKCPSHVIKPAFLEYGLGGIMQPKLYFDHGFCNYDCTICGEVCPTGAILPLTKEEKNHTQMGQVQLIIENCIVYYDETSCGACSEHCPTQAVHMVPYKGMLTIPEIRPEICVGCGGCEYVCPAIPYKAIYVEGLRSQNIIEIEHEEVDEIVIDDFGF; encoded by the coding sequence ATGTTGAAAAGAATACGTATTACACTCTCTGTGATCTTGTTTTCGTTAATTACGCTCTATTTTTTGGATTTTAGGGAGTTTCTGCCCGATCGCATCAGCTTTCTTGCCGAAATACAACTGATCCCGGCGCTGCTGACCCTCAATATCGTTATTCTGATATCGTTGGTGGTACTCACTCTTCTTTTCGGCAGGGTTTACTGTTCATCTATCTGTCCCATGGGTGTCTATCAGGATATAGTAGCATGGTTTTCCAAAAAGCTGAACAGGAAAAAGAAATACCGGTATAGTAAAGCTAAAACCCTGCTTCGCTGGAGTGTGCTGGCAGGTACGACTGCGGCATTTATCTTCGGATTCACCTTTCTTTTGGGACTACTCGATCCTTACGGTGCCTACGGAAGAATAGTGACCCATCTGCTACGTCCGGCCTATTTAGCGGGGAATAATCTGCTGGAAATTATCTTCACCTCGTTCAATAATTATACTTTTTATAAGGTCAGCATCTATATCCTTAGCATCTTTTCTCTTGTAACCGCCCTTATTACCCTGTTAATCATAGGTTACATGGCATGGCGTAATGGTAGAACCTGGTGCAATACTATCTGTCCCGTGGGAACCACACTTGGTTTCCTGAGTAAATTCTCCCTGTTCAGGATCCGGTTCGTAGACGAAAAATGTAACATGTGCGGATTATGCGCCATGAAGTGCAAGGCTTCCTGTATCGACTCAAAAAACAAGCAGATCGATTACAGTCGTTGCGTTACCTGTTTCAACTGCATCGAAAGTTGTAACCGCGACGCAATGAAATACACCCTTGTCCGGCCGGGGAAGAAAAAAGAAACCGACGCGGTGCCGGCATATACTTATGTGAAAGAAGAGAAGCAGGTCGATAAGTCGAAACGCCGCTTCCTCTCGGCTTCCCTGGTGACGGGATTAGCGGCAGGAAAACTTATCGCACAGGAGATAATTTCCGAAGAACTGCTTCCGAGAAGGGAATTCAAACGACAAATCCCTATTGCTCCTCCGGGAACACCCACTTTCGACCACCTGCGGGAGAAATGTATCTCCTGCCACCTTTGTGTAAGCAAATGTCCGTCACATGTGATCAAACCGGCTTTTCTGGAATACGGACTTGGAGGAATAATGCAACCGAAACTCTACTTCGATCACGGCTTCTGCAATTACGACTGTACTATCTGCGGAGAAGTTTGTCCCACCGGGGCCATCCTTCCATTGACAAAAGAGGAAAAGAACCATACCCAGATGGGACAGGTACAACTGATCATTGAAAACTGCATCGTCTATTACGACGAGACAAGTTGTGGTGCCTGCTCGGAACACTGCCCCACACAGGCCGTACATATGGTTCCCTATAAAGGGATGCTGACCATCCCCGAGATCAGGCCGGAGATATGCGTGGGTTGCGGCGGTTGCGAATATGTCTGTCCCGCTATCCCTTATAAAGCCATTTATGTGGAAGGATTGCGATCGCAGAATATCATCGAGATCGAACACGAAGAAGTGGATGAGATCGTGATAGACGATTTCGGGTTCTGA
- a CDS encoding DUF362 domain-containing protein yields MDRRNFLRAVALTGAALTTVKETDAMSVLTQSFETANAAKKYDLVAVMGGEPEAMFRKAIAEMGGISNFISKGDKVCVKPNIGWDQPVEMAANTNPKLVEEIIKQCFDAGAAEVTVFDHTCDDWRKSYANSGIEEAAKKAGAKMVPAHQESYYKTVSLPKGRSLKTTKIHQAIVDCDKWINVPVLKNHGGAQLTISMKNYMGIVWDRGFFHANDLQQCIADVCTYPKKPVLNIVDAYRLMKTSGPRGRSLSDVVLSKGLFISQDIVAADTAAANFFNQAREMPLDKVTHISKGEELGIGTMKLDNLNIRRLRI; encoded by the coding sequence ATGGATAGACGGAATTTCTTACGAGCGGTAGCTCTCACAGGAGCAGCGCTTACCACAGTAAAAGAGACAGATGCGATGAGCGTACTCACCCAGTCGTTCGAAACCGCCAATGCCGCCAAAAAATATGATTTGGTAGCAGTAATGGGAGGCGAACCGGAAGCTATGTTCCGCAAAGCGATCGCCGAGATGGGAGGAATAAGCAACTTCATCAGCAAAGGCGACAAGGTATGTGTAAAACCTAATATCGGATGGGACCAGCCTGTAGAGATGGCGGCCAACACCAATCCGAAACTGGTAGAGGAAATTATCAAACAATGTTTCGATGCCGGAGCGGCGGAGGTGACCGTATTCGACCATACCTGCGACGACTGGCGCAAGTCTTATGCCAACAGCGGTATTGAAGAGGCAGCAAAAAAAGCAGGTGCCAAAATGGTGCCCGCCCATCAGGAGTCATATTATAAAACAGTTTCCCTGCCCAAAGGAAGAAGCCTGAAAACAACGAAGATACACCAGGCGATCGTGGACTGCGATAAATGGATCAATGTGCCTGTCCTGAAAAACCATGGTGGCGCCCAACTTACCATCTCTATGAAGAACTATATGGGGATTGTATGGGACAGGGGGTTTTTCCATGCCAACGACCTGCAACAGTGTATTGCTGATGTGTGTACTTATCCTAAGAAACCGGTTTTAAATATAGTAGATGCGTACAGGTTGATGAAGACCAGCGGCCCAAGGGGAAGGTCTCTCTCCGACGTGGTGCTTTCCAAAGGCCTTTTTATCTCTCAGGATATTGTCGCCGCAGACACTGCTGCTGCCAATTTCTTCAACCAGGCACGTGAAATGCCGCTCGACAAGGTAACACATATCTCCAAAGGAGAAGAACTGGGTATCGGCACAATGAAACTGGACAACCTGAATATCAGGAGACTGAGGATATAA
- a CDS encoding TonB-dependent receptor plug domain-containing protein, whose amino-acid sequence MYKITLLLYCIVLSASPLAAGNSYSGNEPAEALNDTIRLDEVIVTGTMPKVNLRNLPISISVISGNQIEERIQPNILPLLTEEVPGLFITQRGVMGYGVANGAAGGMSMRGIGGAPTTGVLVLIDGHPQYMGLMGHPLADSYQSMMTERVEVVRGPASVLYGSNAMGGVINIITKKQQRDGSHGMAQVMYGSYNTLNAEAYTGWKKERLHLVGNIGYSRSDGHRENMDFEQWNGYAKVGYDISRHWKSFADLNISNTESSNPGMVTAPMIDNDADITRGMTSLAVENEYANTSGAVKLFYNFGTHRINDGYAEGEQPRPFRFNSSDRMAGVSLYQSYSFFTGNKTTAGFDYQHFGGEAKNKFPDESDNVQLADTSLYNMAGYLNLQQTILNNKLTLNAGIRLDHHQINGSEWIPQLGASFTPSATTVLKAIVSKGFRNPTIREMYMFPPQNPDLKAERLMNYEVSLLQMLMDNRLSLGVNLFYIKGDNMIQQPQPNMGQWVNIGEVENKGFELSASYQAMPNLRFSANYSYLNMTYKILTAPEHKLYVSGSYTKGPWGISSGVQYIGNIYTSPSDTRQETFVLWNVRANYQLLDWLNLFIKGENLLDQKYEINVGYPMPGATLFGGVRVKI is encoded by the coding sequence ATGTACAAAATCACCCTCTTATTATATTGCATCGTGCTGTCGGCATCCCCGCTGGCAGCCGGAAACAGTTACTCCGGAAACGAACCGGCTGAAGCGTTAAACGACACCATCCGCCTGGATGAAGTGATTGTCACCGGTACCATGCCGAAAGTCAATCTGCGCAACCTGCCTATAAGCATATCGGTAATTTCAGGAAACCAGATTGAAGAAAGGATTCAACCCAACATTCTGCCTCTGCTGACCGAAGAAGTGCCGGGCCTGTTCATTACCCAGAGAGGTGTGATGGGTTACGGCGTGGCCAACGGGGCGGCCGGTGGGATGAGCATGCGCGGGATCGGAGGAGCGCCTACCACAGGTGTATTGGTGCTGATCGACGGACATCCGCAGTATATGGGACTGATGGGGCATCCGCTGGCCGACAGCTACCAGTCCATGATGACGGAACGGGTGGAAGTGGTACGCGGCCCGGCTTCAGTACTCTATGGTTCGAACGCCATGGGTGGCGTGATCAATATCATCACCAAAAAACAACAACGGGACGGATCGCACGGCATGGCACAGGTAATGTACGGAAGTTACAATACATTGAATGCGGAAGCATACACGGGATGGAAAAAAGAAAGATTGCACTTAGTTGGAAACATAGGATACAGCCGCTCTGACGGACACCGGGAGAATATGGATTTCGAACAGTGGAACGGCTATGCAAAAGTAGGGTATGATATTTCACGCCACTGGAAAAGTTTTGCAGATCTGAATATCTCCAATACAGAGTCTTCGAACCCTGGAATGGTCACTGCTCCTATGATCGACAACGACGCCGATATCACCCGGGGGATGACTTCACTTGCTGTCGAGAATGAGTATGCAAACACATCGGGAGCGGTAAAACTGTTTTATAACTTCGGAACGCACCGGATCAACGACGGATATGCAGAAGGAGAACAACCGAGACCCTTCCGGTTCAATTCTTCCGACCGGATGGCGGGAGTGTCACTCTACCAGTCTTATTCTTTCTTCACAGGAAATAAGACGACTGCCGGTTTTGACTATCAACACTTCGGTGGCGAGGCAAAGAATAAGTTTCCCGATGAATCCGACAATGTACAGTTAGCCGATACCTCGCTCTACAATATGGCAGGATACCTGAACCTGCAACAGACCATACTCAATAATAAACTGACGCTGAATGCAGGTATCCGGCTCGATCACCATCAGATCAACGGCTCGGAATGGATACCGCAACTGGGGGCAAGTTTCACTCCTTCGGCTACGACTGTACTGAAAGCAATCGTCAGTAAAGGATTTCGTAATCCCACCATCCGTGAGATGTACATGTTCCCACCGCAAAACCCTGATCTGAAAGCGGAGCGGTTGATGAATTATGAGGTATCACTCTTACAAATGCTGATGGATAACAGATTGAGCTTAGGCGTCAACCTATTCTATATAAAGGGCGACAACATGATACAACAACCGCAACCGAATATGGGTCAATGGGTCAATATAGGGGAAGTGGAAAACAAAGGTTTCGAGCTCAGTGCAAGTTATCAGGCAATGCCGAATCTGCGTTTTTCAGCAAATTACAGTTATCTCAACATGACCTATAAAATACTTACTGCACCTGAACACAAACTCTATGTGAGTGGTAGTTATACCAAAGGACCCTGGGGAATTTCCTCCGGAGTGCAATATATCGGGAATATTTATACCTCCCCGTCTGACACCCGGCAAGAGACCTTTGTACTTTGGAATGTCCGTGCCAATTACCAGTTACTCGATTGGCTGAATCTCTTCATAAAGGGAGAAAACCTGCTTGATCAGAAATATGAGATCAATGTCGGATATCCAATGCCGGGAGCTACACTTTTCGGTGGAGTCCGGGTGAAAATTTGA
- a CDS encoding phosphoribosyltransferase, whose product MIAGKSFEEVMQRFREITFHETFDMIVAIANGGIVPAAIINQRLNIAIQLLKINLRDTDQQPRYDSPKLVSPIDFDYKDKSILLVEDRIKTGATVQYAIDLLHGAGQIKTFAVNGKADYSLYDESCFRFPWIV is encoded by the coding sequence ATGATTGCAGGAAAATCATTTGAGGAAGTCATGCAAAGGTTTCGTGAGATCACCTTTCACGAAACCTTTGATATGATCGTCGCTATAGCCAACGGAGGCATCGTTCCGGCAGCGATCATCAACCAGCGACTGAATATCGCAATACAACTTCTAAAGATCAATCTGCGTGATACTGATCAGCAGCCGAGATACGATAGCCCAAAACTGGTCTCACCTATAGACTTCGATTATAAAGACAAATCGATCCTTTTAGTGGAAGATCGAATAAAAACAGGAGCTACGGTACAATACGCCATCGATCTTTTACATGGTGCCGGGCAAATAAAAACATTTGCTGTAAACGGGAAGGCCGATTATTCGCTCTATGACGAATCCTGTTTTAGATTTCCCTGGATAGTATAA